One region of Camelina sativa cultivar DH55 chromosome 6, Cs, whole genome shotgun sequence genomic DNA includes:
- the LOC104792364 gene encoding uncharacterized protein LOC104792364 — protein MGWVWVDDSSAAKAGKDLTDQPLGDSTAADDNCSTTTVVRSQCKTEEVEPGKFVRKCDKTEEVLRHCLGKPSEVVQSNTEHTEEDVTDQMVGRSALPNLFEEKNPLHFPGLRSDVDAIKRHFFSGMKSFFEAAEEMSSSLFDIMGDHNNPSTRRGIPIENHPKIEEHRSDHNAPKRSHSSGEIDLSGLAKDV, from the exons ATGGGTTGGGTATGGGTCGACGATTCGTCCGCAGCTAAAGCCGGCAAAGATCTCACCGATCAACCGCTCGGAGATTCCACCGCCGCCGATGACAATTGCTCCACCACCACGGTTGTAAGATCGCAGTGCAAGACGGAGGAGGTCGAACCCGGGAAGTTCGTCAGGAAATGCGATAAAACCGAGGAGGTTCTTCGCCACTGCCTTGGCAA GCCCTCTGAAGTCGTTCAATCCAACACAGAGCACACAGAAGAGGATGTGACAGACCAGATGGTGGGGAGATCAGCTCTTCCGAATCTGTTTGAGGAAAAAAATCCACTTCACTTCCCTGGACTCCGCAGCGATGTTGACGCCATCAAACGCCATTTCTTTAGCGGAATGAAGAGTTTCTTTGAAGCGGCTGAAGAGATGTCAAGCAGCTTATTTGATATCATGGGAGACCATAATAACCCAAGCACCAGGAGAGGGATACCCATTGAAAACCATCCCAAGATAGAGGAGCACCGCAGTGACCATAATGCCCCTAAACGGTCACACTCCTCTGGCGAGATTGATCTCTCGGGCTTGGCCAAGGACGTTTGA
- the LOC104792366 gene encoding DExH-box ATP-dependent RNA helicase DExH1-like (The sequence of the model RefSeq protein was modified relative to this genomic sequence to represent the inferred CDS: added 167 bases not found in genome assembly), translating into MQQVASLSSCISTLRFLLPYSSSSKLSPLRPLFHIAAMPPYGPNSQGGRRGGGSSSGRGAGRRGGGRGGGGGRGGGGGGRGEQRWWDPVWRAERLRQQQVEMEVFDENEWWNKIEQWKTGGEQEMLIKRNFSRGDQQTLSDMAYQFGLYFHAYNKGKALVVSKVPLPDYRADLDDRHGSTQKEITMSTETERKLGSLLKTTQESGSSSSSTSAVQDQQDRSATLGLKRPDSASKLPDSLEKEKFSAVLKERQEKLKATESVKALQAFRDKLPAFRMKEGFLNSVLENQVLVVSGETGCGKTTQLPQFILEEEISSLRGADCNIICTQPRRISAISVASRISAERGEPIGESVGYQIRLESKRSDQTRLLFCTTGVLLRRLIEDPNLTNVSHLLVDEIHERGMNEDFLLIILRDLLPRRPDLRLILMSATINADMFSTYFGNAPTMHIPGFTFPVAELFLEDVLEKSRYSIKSSDSGNYQGNSRGRRRDSESKKDDLTTLFEDIDINVHYKSYSSATRLSLEAWSGAQIDVDLVEATLEHICRHEGGGAILVFLTGWDEISKLLEKINGNRLLGDSSKFLILPLHGSMPTVNQREIFDRPPPNKRKIVLATNIAESSITIDDVVYVVDCGKAKETSYDALNKVACLLPSWISKASAHQRRGRAGRVQAGVCYRLYPKVIYDSFPQYQLPEIIRTPLQELCLHIKSLQVGSIGSFLAKALQPPDALAVENAIELLKTIGALDDIEDLTPLGRHLCTLPVDPNIGKMLLIGAIFQCVNPALTIAAALAYRSPFVLPLNRKEEADDAKRYFAGDSCSDHIALLKAYEGYRDAKRGGNEKDFCWQNFLSPVTLRMMEDMRNQFLDLLSDIGFVDKSRPSAYNQYSQDMEMVSAVLCAGLYPNVVQCKRRGKRTAFYTKELGKVDIHPGSVNARVNLFSLPYLVYSEKVKTTSVYIRDSTNISDYALLMFGGNLIPSKTGEGIEMLGGYLHFSASKNVLELIQRLRGEVDKLLNKKIEDPSLDITVEGKGVVSAVVELLRSRNIRY; encoded by the exons ATGCAACAAGTAGCGTCGCTCTCCTCTTGTATCTCCACGCTTCGCTTCCTTCttccttattcttcttcttctaaactctCTCCGCTTCGTCCTCTCTTCCATATCGCCGCCATGCCTCCTTACGGTCCTAATTCTCAAGGTGGTCGTCGAGGCGGAGGTTCCTCCTCCGGTCGCGGTGCTGGTCGTCGTGGTGGTGGACGCGGTGGCGGCGGCGGtcgtggcggtggtggtggcggtcGTGGGGAACAGCGATGGTGGGATCCGGTGTGGAGAGCTGAGCGTCTGCGCCAGCAACAAGTTGAG ATGGAAGTTTTTGATGAGAATGAATGGTGGAACAAGATTGAGCAATGGAAAACAGGAGGAGAACAAGAGATGCTAATTAAGCGTAATTTTAGCCGGGGAGATCAGCAAACACTTTCTGATATGGCTTATCAGTTTGGTCTTTACTT CCATGCATACAATAAAGGGAAGGCTCTTGTAGTTAGCAAAGTTCCTTTACCAGATTATCGGGCTGATCTTGATGATCGGCATGGATCCACTCAGAAAGAG ATTACAATGTCCACAGAGACGGAGAGAAAACTTGGAAGTCTTTTGAAAACAACACAAGAATCAGGGTCTTCAAGTTCCTCTACTTCAGCTGTTCAAGATCAACAGGACCGTTCAGCAACTCTTGGCTTGAAAAGACCTGATTCTGCTTCCAAATTGCCCGATTCtcttgagaaagaaaaattcaGTGCTGTACTCAAGGAAAGGCAGGAAAAGCTTAAG GCAACTGAGAGTGTAAAAGCACTTCAAGCTTTCAGAGACAAGCTACCTGCTTTTAGAATGAAAGAGGGGTTTCTTAATTCTGTTTTAGAAAATCAG GTATTGGTAGTTTCAGGAGAGACCGGGTGTGgtaaaacaacacaacttcCTCAATTTATATTGGAGGAAGAAATATCATCCCTAAGAGGTGCTGATTGCAACATAATTTGTACACAACCTCGACGTATTTCTGCCATATCGGTTGCTTCGCGTATATCTGCTGAAAGGGGTGAACCCATTGGTGAATCTGTGGGTTATCAGATTCGTCTAGAATCAAAGCGTTCTGATCAAACACGATTGCTATTTTGCACTACTGGTGTCTTACTCCGGCGGCTG ATTGAGGATCCTAATCTAACTAATGTAAGCCATTTGCTTGTGGATGAGATTCACGAGAGAGGCATGAATGAGGATTTCCTACTAATCATACTACGTGATCTCCTTCCTCGACGCCCAGATTTGCGTCTTATTTTGATGAGTGCTACGATAAACGCTGACATGTTCTCAACATATTTCGGGAACGCTCCAACGATGCATATCCCG GGCTTCACATTCCCTGTGGCAGAGTTATTCCTAGAAGATGTGCTGGAGAAAAGTCGCTATAGTATTAAGTCGTCTGATTCAGGGAATTATCAAGGCAATTCGAGAGGTAGGAGAAGAGACTCAGAATCTAAGAAAGATGACCTGACTACTCTGTTTGAG gatattGATATCAATGTTCACTATAAAAGTTATAGCTCAGCCACAAGACTTTCTCTCGAAGCATGGTCTGGTGCACAGATTGATGTGGATCTG GTGGAGGCTACACTTGAACATATTTGCCGTCATGAAGGTGGTGGGGCGATTCTTGTCTTCCTCACTGGCTGGGATGAGATTTCGAAACTGCTTGAGAAAATCAACGGGAACAGACTGCTTGGAGATTCTAGCAAGTTCTTAATTCTTCCTCTGCATGGTTCAATGCCGACGGTTAATCAACGTGAAATTTTTGACCGGCCACCTCCTA AGACGAGGTCGTGCTGGACGTGTCCAAGCTGGAGTTTGCTACAGGTTGTATCCAAAAGTCATCTATGATTCTTTCCCACAGTATCAGTTACCAGAAATCATACGGACTCCACTGCAAGAGTTATGCCTGCATATCAAAAGTTTGCAGGTTGGATCCATAGGATCATTCTTGGCCAAGGCATTGCAGCCACCAGATGCACTTGCTGTTGAGAATGCTATTGAACTTCTCAAAACAATTGGGGCTTTAGACGACATTGAAGATCTTACACCCCTTG GTCGGCATCTTTGCACTCTACCCGTAGATCCAAATATAGGAAAGATGCTTCTGATTGGAGCTATCTTCCAGTGCGTCAATCCTGCTTTGACAATTGCCGCTGCGCTGGCATATCGTAGCCCATTTGTCTTACCGTTAAATaggaaagaagaagctgatgatgCTAAAAGATATTTTGCTGGTGATTCCTGTAG TGATCACATTGCCCTTCTTAAGGCATATGAAGGATATCGGGATGCAAAGCGTGGTGGAAACGAAAAAGATTTTTGTTGGCAAAACTTTCTTTCCCCTGTAACTCTAAGGATGATGGAGGATATGAGAAACCAGTTTCTTGATCTTTTATCAGATATAGGTTTCGTAGACAAATCAAGGCCAAGT GCATACAACCAATACAGCCAAGACATGGAGATGGTAAGCGCGGTTTTGTGTGCGGGGCTGTACCCAAATGTTGTGCAATGCAAAAGAAGAGGGAAGCGCACTGCATTCTACACTAAAGAGTTGGGTAAAGTTGATATTCATCCTGGATCTGTCAACGCAAGAGTAAATCTCTTCTCGTTGCCGTATTTGGTCTACAGCGAAAAGGTGAAGACGACAAGTGTATATATCCGAGACTCAACAAACATATCAGATTATGCACTCCTTATGTTTGGTGGCAATCTTATCCCAAGCAAAACCGGGGAAGGTATAGAGATGTTGGGTGGGTATCTCCATTTCTCTGCCTCAAAGAACGTCTTGGAACTGATACAG AGATTGCGGGGAGAGGTGGACAAGCTGCTGAATAAGAAGATAGAGGATCCGAGTTTGGACATAACTGTGGAGGGAAAAGGAGTGGTTTCAGCTGTGGTGGAGTTGTTGCGTAGCCGAAACATCAGGTATTAA
- the LOC104699260 gene encoding BEL1-like homeodomain protein 1 codes for MAAYFHGNPPEISAGSDGGLQTLILMNPTTYVQYTQQDDDSNNNNNNNNNSNNNNTNTNNNSFVFLDSHAPQPNASQQFVGIPLSGHEAASITAADNISVLHGYPPRVQYSLYGSHQVDPTHQQAACETPRAQQGLSLTLSSQQQQQHHQQHPPIHVGFGSGPGEDIRVGSGSAGSGVTNGIANLVSSKYLKAAQELLDEVVNADSDDINAKSQLFSSKKGSSGNDKAVGESSTGAGGEDSGGGGEAAGKRTVELGTAERQEIQMKKAKLSNMLHEVEQRYRQYHQQMQMVISSFEQAAGIGSAKSYTSLALKTISRQFRCLKEAIAGQIKAANKSLGEEDSVSGVGRFEGSRLKFVDHHLRQQRALHPSCLALRTLSSPIP; via the exons ATGGCTGCTTACTTCCACGGGAATCCACCGGAGATCTCAGCCGGATCCGACGGTGGTCTACAAACGTTGATCCTCATGAATCCAACTACTTACGTTCAATACACCCAACAAGACGACGActcgaacaacaacaacaataataacaacaacagcaacaacaacaacacgaacacaaacaacaacagttTCGTTTTCCTCGATTCCCACGCGCCGCAGCCTAACGCGAGTCAGCAGTTCGTCGGaatcccactctctggccacgaAGCTGCTTCCATTACAGCCGCCGACAACATCTCCGTACTTCACGGTTACCCTCCGCGCGTGCAGTACAGTCTTTACGGTAGCCACCAAGTGGATCCCACTCACCAGCAAGCCGCGTGTGAGACGCCACGCGCGCAGCAAGGCCTCTCTTTAACCCTCTCGTctcaacagcagcagcaacatcatcaacaacaccCGCCTATCCACGTCGGGTTCGGGTCCGGACCGGGAGAGGACATCAGGGTCGGGTCTGGCTCTGCAGGATCGGGGGTAACAAACGGAATAGCGAATCTTGTAAGCTCCAAGTACTTGAAGGCAGCGCAAGAGCTTCTTGACGAAGTAGTCAACGCTGATTCTGATGACATCAACGCTAAGTCCCAACTATTCTCTTCCAAAAAGGGGAGTAGTGGAAACGATAAGGCTGTCGGAGAATCCTCTACCGGCGCTGGAGGAGAAGATTCCGGTGGCGGAGGAGAAGCTGCCGGGAAACGTACAGTGGAGCTAGGCACGGCGGAGAGACAAGAAATACAGATGAAGAAAGCAAAGCTTAGTAACATGCTTCATGAG GTGGAGCAGAGATATCGACAGTACCACCAACAGATGCAGATGGTGATCTCGTCGTTTGAGCAAGCGGCAGGGATAGGGTCAGCGAAGTCATACACGTCGCTTGCACTGAAGACCATATCAAGACAGTTCCGGTGCTTGAAAGAGGCGATCGCTGGTCAGATAAAAGCGGCTAACAAGAGTCTTGGGGAGGAAGATTCGGTGTCTGGTGTTGGAAGGTTTGAAGGGTCGAGGCTCAAGTTCGTGGACCATCACTTGAGACAGCAAAGAGCTCTTCA TCCTTCGTGCTTGGCTCTTCGAACACTTTCTTCACCC aTACCCTAA
- the LOC104792368 gene encoding BEL1-like homeodomain protein 1, with the protein MLAKQTGLTRSQVSNWFINARVRLWKPMVEEMYMEEMKEQGKNMGSMEKNPLDQSNEDSASKSTSNQEKSPMADTYHMNPNHNGDLEGVTGMQGSPKRLRTSEETMMQPINADFSSNEKLTMKILEERQGIRSDGGYPFMGNFGQYQMDEMSRFDVVSDQELMAQRYSGNNNGVSLTLGLPHCDSLSSTHHQGFMQTHHGNPIGRRVKIGETEEYGAAAXNGGGSATTAHSSAAAAAAYNGMNIQNQKRYVAQLLPDFVA; encoded by the exons ATGCTTGCCAAGCAAACAGGACTCACTCGGAGCCAG gtatcTAACTGGTTTATAAACGCGAGAGTTCGGTTATGGAAACCTATGGTGGAAGAAATGTATATGGAAGAAATGAAGGAGCAGGGAAAGAACATGGGATCCATGGAGAAGAATCCTTTGGATCAAAGCAACGAAGATTCTGCTTCTAAGTCAACAAGTAACCAAGAGAAGAGCCCCATGGCCGACACTTACCATATGAATCCCAATCACAACGGTGACCTAGAAGGCGTCACTGGAATGCAAGGAAGCCCAAAGAGACTAAGAACCAGCGAGGAGACAATGATGCAGCCCATAAATGCGGATTTCAGTTCCAACGAGAAGCTCACGATGAAAATTCTAGAAGAACGGCAAGGGATAAGATCAGACGGTGGCTACCCTTTCATGGGGAATTTCGGGCAGTACCAAATGGATGAGATGTCAAGATTTGATGTAGTCTCAGACCAGGAGCTCATGGCGCAAAGGTACTCAGGAAATAACAATGGCGTGTCCCTTACGTTAGGGCTACCTCATTGTGATAGCTTGTCGTCCACGCATCATCAGGGATTCATGCAGACCCACCATGGGAATCCTATAGGGAGAAGAGTGAAAAtaggagaaacagaggaatatGGAGCCGCCGCCAT NAACGGTGGCGGATCAGCTACAACTGCACATTCATCAGCCGCAGCAGCCGCTGCTTACAATGGGATGAACATACAGAACCAGAAGAGATATGTTGCTCAGTTATTGCCCGACTTCGTTGCGTAA
- the LOC104699258 gene encoding calcium-dependent protein kinase 25, with protein sequence MGNICVHMVSNCVDTKSNSWVRPTDLIMDNPLKPQLQDKPPQPMLMYKDDNKPKLNDTHGDPKLLEEKAKPDALKQTSQEQEGRMSETTRKCSEEEHKKRAVGIACANSKRKAHNVRRLMSAGLQADSVLNTKTGHLKEYYNLGSKLGHGQFGTTFVCVEKGTGKEYACKSIPKRKLENEEDVEDVRREIEIMKHLLGQPNVISIKGAYEDAVAVHMVMELCRGGELFDRIVERGHYSERKAAHLAKVILGVVQTCHSLGVMHRDLKPENFLFVNDHEDSPLKAIDFGLSMFLKPGENFTDVVGSPYYIAPEVLNKDYGPEADIWSAGVMIYVLLSGSAPFWGETEEEIFNEVLEGELDLSSEPWPQVSDSAKDLIRKMLERNPKKRLTAQQVLCHPWIRDEGTAPDTPLDTTVLSRLRKFSATDKLKKMALRVIAERLSEEEIHELRERFKTIDSEKSGRVTYRELKSCLERFNTNFDNSDINSLMQMPTDVDLEDTVDYEEFIRAIVRLKQS encoded by the exons ATGGGGAATATATGTGTTCATATGGTCAGCAATTGTGTTGATACGAAATCGAATTCATGGGTTCGTCCCACGGATCTCATCATGGATAATCCCTTGAAGCCACAGCTCCAAGACAAGCCTCCTCAGCCAATGCTTATGTACAAGGATGATAATAAACCTAAGCTAAATGACACTCATGGAGACCCTAAACTACTCGAGGAGAAGGCCAAACCTGATGCGCTGAAGCAAACGAGTCAGGAACAAGAAGGAAGGATGAGTGAAACGACAAGGAAGTGCAGTGAAGAAGAGCACAAGAAGCGAGCGGTTGGGATCGCGTGTGCTAACAGCAAAAGAAAAGCTCACAACGTCAGGAGACTGATGAGTGCAGGGTTGCAAGCAGATTCAGTGTTGAACACCAAAACAGGGCATTTGAAGGAATACTATAACTTGGGGAGCAAGTTAGGGCACGGGCAATTTGGGACGACTTTCGTCTGCGTGGAGAAAGGAACAGGGAAAGAATACGCGTGCAAGTCTATCCCGAAGAGGAAGCTAGAGAACGAAGAAGACGTGGAGGATgtgagaagagagattgagattatGAAACATCTCTTGGGGCAACCAAATGTGATCTCTATCAAAGGAGCTTATGAGGACGCTGTGGCTGTTCACATGGTGATGGAACTGTGCAGAGGAGGTGAGCTGTTTGATAGGATAGTGGAGAGAGGGCATTACTCTGAGAGGAAAGCTGCTCATTTGGCTAAAGTCATACTTGGTGTGGTTCAGACTTGTCATTCTTTAGGTGTGATGCACAGAGATCTTAAACCTGAGAACTTTCTCTTTGTCAATGATCACGAGGATTCGCCTCTTAAGGCAATTGATTTCGGGTTATCCATGTTCCTCAAGCCTG gagaaaactttACGGATGTTGTTGGGAGTCCATACTACATTGCACCTGAAGTTCTGAACAAAGATTACGGTCCAGAAGCAGATATATGGAGCGCGGGTGTGATGATTTACGTGCTGCTGTCTGGTTCAGCTCCGTTTTGGGGAG AAACGGAAGAAGAAATCTTCAATGAGGTTCTGGAGGGTGAGCTTGATTTGTCATCAGAACCTTGGCCACAAGTTTCTGATAGCGCAAAAGATTTGATTAGAAAGATGCTTGaaagaaaccccaaaaaaaGACTCACTGCTCAACAAGTCTTGT gcCATCCATGGATTAGGGATGAAGGAACTGCACCAGATACACCACTAGACACAACTGTGTTGAGTCGCTTGAGGAAGTTTTCAGCAACAGACAAACTCAAGAAGATGGCTTTAAGG GTGATTGCAGAAAGACTTTCCGAAGAAGAGATTCACGAGCTTAGAGAAAGATTCAAGACTATAGACAGTGAGAAGAGCGGGCGAGTAACCTACAGAGAACTCAAAAGCTGTCTGGAAAGATTTAAcacaaattttgacaactcTGACATCAATAGTCTTATGCAAATGCCA ACGGATGTAGACTTGGAAGACACCGTGGACTACGAGGAATTCATAAGGGCGATTGTAAGACTGAAACAATCA
- the LOC104792367 gene encoding E3 ubiquitin-protein ligase PUB23-like, which translates to MSGGSMDEEIEIPPFFLCPISLEIMKDPVIVSTGITYDRDSIEKWLFSGKKNSCPVTKQDITDADLTPNHTLRRLIQSWCTLNASYGVERIPTPRPPICKAEIEKLIRDSASSHQNQAKCLKRLRQIMSENATNKRCLEAAGVPEFLANIVSNDSENGFQSLGSLTDESLNLLYHLETSETVLKNLLNNKKGNDIVKSLTKIMQRGIYESRAYATLLLKNILEVADPMQIMTLKPEVFTEVVEILDDRISRKATKAAMHILVNICPWGRNRHKAVEAGVISVIIELLMDESFSSDRRGPEMAMVVLDLLCQCAEGRAEFLKHGAAIAVVCKKILRVSQTASDRAVRVLLSVGKFCATPALLNEMLQLGVVAKLCLVLQVSCGGKTKEKAKELLKLHARVWKDSPCLPKNMVLAYPC; encoded by the coding sequence ATGTCTGGAGGATCAATGGATGAAGAAATCGAGATTCCTCCGTTCTTCCTTTGTCCCATCTCTCTAGAGATTATGAAAGATCCAGTGATAGTCTCTACCGGAATAACCTACGACAGAGACAGCATCGAGAAATGGCTCTTTTCTGGCAAGAAGAACTCGTGTCCGGTCACCAAACAAGATATAACCGACGCCGATCTCACCCCGAACCACACTCTTCGCCGTCTCATCCAATCTTGGTGCACCCTAAACGCCTCCTACGGCGTCGAGAGGATCCCTACCCCGAGACCTCCGATCTGTAAAGCTGAGATCGAAAAGCTCATTAGAGATTCAGCCTCTTCGCATCAAAACCAGGCCAAGTGTCTCAAACGACTTCGTCAAATTATGTCGGAGAACGCGACCAACAAGCGGTGTTTGGAGGCCGCCGGAGTACCAGAGTTCTTGGCCAACATCGTAAGCAACGACTCAGAAAATGGGTTTCAATCTTTAGGGAGTTTGACCGACGAAAGCCTCAACTTACTCTACCACCTCGAGACCTCAGAGACAGTCCTCAAGAATCTTTTAAACAACAAGAAAGGTAACGATATCGTAAAGTCCTTGACGAAGATCATGCAGCGCGGGATCTACGAATCCCGAGCCTATGCAACGTTGCTTCTCAAGAACATTCTTGAAGTAGCGGATCCAATGCAGATCATGACTCTGAAGCCAGAGGTTTTCACTGAGGTAGTCGAGATCTTGGACGACCGGATCTCACGCAAAGCGACAAAAGCCGCGATGCATATATTGGTGAACATATGTCCATGGGGAAGGAACAGACACAAGGCTGTGGAAGCTGGAGTGATTTCTGTGATAATCGAGCTTCTCATGGACGAGAGCTTCTCATCAGATAGGAGAGGTCCAGAGATGGCGATGGTGGTTCTTGATCTGTTGTGTCAGTGTGCGGAGGGACGAGCCGAGTTCTTGAAACACGGAGCAGCCATAGCGGTGGTGTGCAAGAAGATACTTAGGGTTTCGCAGACGGCAAGCGATAGAgcggttagggttttgttgtcAGTGGGAAAGTTCTGCGCGACGCCTGCTTTGCTGAACGAGATGTTACAGTTGGGGGTTGTAGCGAAGCTTTGTCTTGTGCTTCAAGTAAGCTGTGGGGGCAAGACTAAAGAGAAGGCGAAGGAGCTTCTTAAGTTACACGCTAGGGTTTGGAAGGACTCGCCTTGTCTCCCAAAGAACATGGTTCTTGCATATCCCTGCTGA